From a single Sorghum bicolor cultivar BTx623 chromosome 5, Sorghum_bicolor_NCBIv3, whole genome shotgun sequence genomic region:
- the LOC8072763 gene encoding uncharacterized protein LOC8072763 translates to MEVPEAASARASGNNNDSNKCPAVLSRAGAVAMSAASLLFAWLAAGTLRRCGAMGEEEVFSGVLWGLSPLIWAYLYSWTAALSRGAGGGSGTAGFARTDTACLLLLANAMDRLIAPVAGAAAIVLPPLYSAYACGRALAKRRQRAGTERWSAATVASTPTYQSRAEEQEERERKAHSVSFLETVALTFSVNVGCISWMLPETKWEAPSTEAVFYLAGPLILAVQLMLMPPCMFGSPVLAMDDVRAVAAVVGAVGWLVVGTSVVGSLFGTIAGTVVVWMGELGMVGFLGYFLAVEAHYEQLMVIERRKPRRAKDASGLLDGRDSGDACSAHIDMLRACLIGGVKVY, encoded by the exons ATGGAAGTTCCCGAGGCAGCCTCTGCACGCGCCTCCGGCAACAACAATGATAGCAACAAGTGCCCCGCGGTGCTGTcccgcgccggcgccgtcgCTATGTCCGCCGCGTCGTTGCTGTTCGCTTGGCTGGCGGCAGGGACGCTGCGCCGCTGCGGCGCCATGGGCGAAGAGGAGGTGTTCTCAGGCGTCCTGTGGGGGCTGTCGCCGCTGATCTGGGCCTACCTCTACTCCTGGACCGCCGCGCTCTCTcggggcgccggcggcggcagcggcaccgCCGGATTTGCGCGCACCGACACCGCGTGCCTGCTCCTCCTCGCCAACGCAATGGACAGGCTGATCGCCCCCGTCGCCGGCGCGGCCGCGATTGTCCTCCCGCCGCTATACTCGGCCTATGCCTGCGGGCGCGCCCTCGCCAAACGCCGGCAGCGCGCCGGGACGGAGCGGTGGTCGGCCGCCACGGTGGCGTCCACCCCGACCTACCAGAGCCGCgcggaggagcaggaggagcgaGAGCGCAAGGCCCACTCCGTCTCCTTCTTGGAAACCGTGGCGCTCACCTTCTCCGTGAACGTGGGGTGTATATCATGGATGTTGCCGGAGACGAAGTGGGAGGCCCCGTCGACGGAGGCCGTCTTCTACCTCGCTGGCCCCTTGATCCTTGCCGTGCAGCTGATGCTGATGCCGCCGTGCATGTTCGGGAGTCCTGTCCTGGCCATGGATGATGTGCGCGCCGTGGCCGCCGTGGTTGGTGCCGTCGGTTGGCTCGTCGTCGGCACATCGGTCGTCGGCTCCCTCTTCGGCACCATCGCCGGGACAGTTGTTGTTTGGATGGGTGAGTTGGGCATGGTCGGATTCCTCGGCTACTTCCTCGCCGTGGAAGCGCACTACGAGCAGCTCATGGTCATCGAAAG GAGGAAGCCGCGCAGGGCAAAGGACgcctccggcttgctggacgGACGCGACAGTGGCGACGCCTGTTCAGCTCATATCGACATGTTAAGGGCGTGTTTGATtggaggtgttaaagtttactAG
- the LOC8079731 gene encoding uncharacterized protein LOC8079731 isoform X1, producing the protein MLPRFFHRKTGSEASKRAFLPKSTDFGVLEGMLQDPCAAPMCLPMDFLKAITQDFSQEREVGRGGYGVVYKGILQNGKAIAVKKLSEMQLEDGPFQNEVIYLIGLKHKNIVKLVGYCAESRWEATQVSGKYVMAEIRKRLLCFEYLNKKSLDKHLSDESCGLKWNMRYQIIRGICSGLHYLHTECHIVHLDLKPENILLDDGMVPKIADFGMSRLFGQQQSRIITESRGGTRGYMAPEHLTNGFISTKSDIFSLGIIIIELMTGSRDYPPSSEASFERFIKNVVENWRNNLEKAPKYIPLEIESRQVNTCIVIGLNCVHSDPKKRPSALDILQMLNAVGSTNRHALVTEIDTLGYSVGMTNPITMLNRLNSSSLFSFSAKGSKISILALEVANTIVKSSSLMKILSKQSMEHLKEGVLRSEGVRRLISEDHNQLVVLVEADIRQMFRQFCSEVCRFGNMCVDPSWHNMFRCFDCLAGREMKTLKQMMNEESVSNIEYLTKLEKYTSELRGTLLVWDKCEKGLQYELCSGRSKRDQRNMLQTMRRSLKHQRSVAKNLGNKSLWPKTMEDIVAKLVDIVHVLNFEIRRAFLKNHGDQSVAPVTKLHQTLGPTGLALHYANVILQINTLVLASPAAVSYKARDALYQALPPCIKSKLRECCHRERTMNVAEVRAEMDRILQWLVPVAESTTSYYKNGAFGEWINMVMPEDIVVEEPYWPGEEERQTIAGASAIQRHVVNKIETLYHADKQKTEGYILDLIRGLHRLVC; encoded by the exons GGAATTCTTCAAAATGGGAAGGCAATTGCTGTGAAGAAGCTTTCAGAGATGCAGCTAGAAGATGGTCCATTTCAGAATGAAGTTATTTATCTAATTGGGTTGAAGCACAAAAATATTGTAAAACTTGTAGGCTATTGCGCTGAATCACGGTGGGAGGCAACTCAAGTAAGCGGGAAATATGTCATGGCTGAAATACGAAAAAGGCTGCTTTGCTTTGAGTACCTAAATAAGAAGAGCCTTGATAAGCACCTCTCGG ATGAATCTTGTGGACTCAAGTGGAATATGAGATATCAGATAATTAGAGGAATTTGCTCTGGTTTGCATTACCTTCACACGGAATGCCATATTGTTCATTTGGACCTCAAACCCGAGAATATATTGCTTGATGATGGTATGGTGCCAAAAATTGCAGATTTTGGTATGTCAAGACTCTTTGGCCAACAACAGTCTCGAATAATCACTGAAAGTCGCGGGGGGACACG TGGATACATGGCACCAGAGCACTTAACAAATGGATTCATATCCACCAAGTCTGATATATTCAGTCTGGGCATTATAATTATAGAGCTAATGACGGGATCTAGGGACTATCCCCCAAGTAGTGAAGCATCATTTGAGCGGTTCATCAAGAAC GTGGTTGAAAATTGGAGGAACAACTTGGAAAAGGCACCAAAGTATATACCCCTGGAAATAGAAAGTCGACAAGTAAATACATGCATTGTAATAGGACTAAACTGTGTCCACTCTGACCCGAAGAAAAGGCCTTCTGCATTGGATATACTTCAAATGCTTAATGCAGTAGGGAGTACAAATAGGCATGCATTG GTCACAGAAATTGACACATTAGGTTATTCAGTAGGGATGACGAATCCTATCACAATGTTGAATAGATTAAATAGCAGCAGTCTTTTCTCCTTCTCTGCCAAAGGAAGTAAGATAAGTATTCTGGCCCTTGAGGTTGCCAATACAATTGTGAAGAGCTCCAGTCTGATGAAAAtactctccaaacaaagcatggAGCATCTGAAAGAAGGGGTGCTTAGGTCAGAAGGTGTTCGTCGTCTGATCTCCGAAGATCACAATCAGTTGGTTGTTCTTGTTGAAGCTGACATACG ACAGATGTTTAGGCAATTTTGCTCAGAGGTTTGTCGGTTTGGAAATATGTGTGTAGATCCTTCTTGGCACAACATGTTTAGGTGTTTCGACTG TCTGGCAGGTCGAGAGATGAAAACTCTGAAACAAATGATGAACGAAGAATCAGTTTCCAATATAGAGTATCTTACAAAGCTTGAAAAGTACACTTCG GAACTGCGTGGAACATTACTTGTGTGGGACAAGTGTGAAAAAGGATTACAGTACGAATTGTGTAGTGGAAGATCTAAGCGTGATCAAAGAA ATATGCTTCAAACCATGCGTCGTTCACTGAAGCACCAAAGATCTGTTGCTAAGAACTTGGGAAATAAATCACTTTGGCCCAAGACAATGGAAGAT ATTGTAGCGAAACTTGTAGACATTGTGCATGTCTTAAATTTTGAGATCAGAAGAGCTTTCTTGAAGAACCACGGAGATCAATCTGTAGCGCCAGTGACCAAGCTTCATCAAACATTAGGGCCTACTGGTCTTGCATTGCATTATGCCAATGTCATTCTGCAGATAAATACATTG GTATTGGCCTCACCTGCGGCTGTTTCTTACAAAGCTAGGGATGCACTGTACCAGGCACTGCCTCCATGCATCAAATCAAAGTTGCGAGAGTGTTGTCATAGAGAGAGA ACGATGAACGTAGCGGAGGTCAGAGCTGAGATGGACAGAATACTCCAGTGGCTTGTGCCAGTTGCAGAATCCACAAC ATCGTACTACAAGAATGGGGCATTCGGTGAATGGATAAACAT GGTGATGCCAGAGGATATAGTTGTCGAGGAACCATACTGGCCTGGAGAAGAAGAACGTCAGACCATCGCTGGTGCCTCTGCCATTCAAAGGCATGTGGTGAACAAGATAGAGACATTGTACCACGCTGATAAGCAGAAGACTGAAGGTTACATCCTGGACCTAATTCGAGGTCTGCATCGTCTTGTTTGCTAG
- the LOC8079731 gene encoding uncharacterized protein LOC8079731 isoform X2, whose translation MLPRFFHRKTGSEASKRAFLPKSTDFGVLEGMLQDPCAAPMCLPMDFLKAITQDFSQEREVGRGGYGVVYKGILQNGKAIAVKKLSEMQLEDGPFQNEVIYLIGLKHKNIVKLVGYCAESRWEATQVSGKYVMAEIRKRLLCFEYLNKKSLDKHLSDESCGLKWNMRYQIIRGICSDFGMSRLFGQQQSRIITESRGGTRGYMAPEHLTNGFISTKSDIFSLGIIIIELMTGSRDYPPSSEASFERFIKNVVENWRNNLEKAPKYIPLEIESRQVNTCIVIGLNCVHSDPKKRPSALDILQMLNAVGSTNRHALVTEIDTLGYSVGMTNPITMLNRLNSSSLFSFSAKGSKISILALEVANTIVKSSSLMKILSKQSMEHLKEGVLRSEGVRRLISEDHNQLVVLVEADIRQMFRQFCSEVCRFGNMCVDPSWHNMFRCFDCLAGREMKTLKQMMNEESVSNIEYLTKLEKYTSELRGTLLVWDKCEKGLQYELCSGRSKRDQRNMLQTMRRSLKHQRSVAKNLGNKSLWPKTMEDIVAKLVDIVHVLNFEIRRAFLKNHGDQSVAPVTKLHQTLGPTGLALHYANVILQINTLVLASPAAVSYKARDALYQALPPCIKSKLRECCHRERTMNVAEVRAEMDRILQWLVPVAESTTSYYKNGAFGEWINMVMPEDIVVEEPYWPGEEERQTIAGASAIQRHVVNKIETLYHADKQKTEGYILDLIRGLHRLVC comes from the exons GGAATTCTTCAAAATGGGAAGGCAATTGCTGTGAAGAAGCTTTCAGAGATGCAGCTAGAAGATGGTCCATTTCAGAATGAAGTTATTTATCTAATTGGGTTGAAGCACAAAAATATTGTAAAACTTGTAGGCTATTGCGCTGAATCACGGTGGGAGGCAACTCAAGTAAGCGGGAAATATGTCATGGCTGAAATACGAAAAAGGCTGCTTTGCTTTGAGTACCTAAATAAGAAGAGCCTTGATAAGCACCTCTCGG ATGAATCTTGTGGACTCAAGTGGAATATGAGATATCAGATAATTAGAGGAATTTGCTCTG ATTTTGGTATGTCAAGACTCTTTGGCCAACAACAGTCTCGAATAATCACTGAAAGTCGCGGGGGGACACG TGGATACATGGCACCAGAGCACTTAACAAATGGATTCATATCCACCAAGTCTGATATATTCAGTCTGGGCATTATAATTATAGAGCTAATGACGGGATCTAGGGACTATCCCCCAAGTAGTGAAGCATCATTTGAGCGGTTCATCAAGAAC GTGGTTGAAAATTGGAGGAACAACTTGGAAAAGGCACCAAAGTATATACCCCTGGAAATAGAAAGTCGACAAGTAAATACATGCATTGTAATAGGACTAAACTGTGTCCACTCTGACCCGAAGAAAAGGCCTTCTGCATTGGATATACTTCAAATGCTTAATGCAGTAGGGAGTACAAATAGGCATGCATTG GTCACAGAAATTGACACATTAGGTTATTCAGTAGGGATGACGAATCCTATCACAATGTTGAATAGATTAAATAGCAGCAGTCTTTTCTCCTTCTCTGCCAAAGGAAGTAAGATAAGTATTCTGGCCCTTGAGGTTGCCAATACAATTGTGAAGAGCTCCAGTCTGATGAAAAtactctccaaacaaagcatggAGCATCTGAAAGAAGGGGTGCTTAGGTCAGAAGGTGTTCGTCGTCTGATCTCCGAAGATCACAATCAGTTGGTTGTTCTTGTTGAAGCTGACATACG ACAGATGTTTAGGCAATTTTGCTCAGAGGTTTGTCGGTTTGGAAATATGTGTGTAGATCCTTCTTGGCACAACATGTTTAGGTGTTTCGACTG TCTGGCAGGTCGAGAGATGAAAACTCTGAAACAAATGATGAACGAAGAATCAGTTTCCAATATAGAGTATCTTACAAAGCTTGAAAAGTACACTTCG GAACTGCGTGGAACATTACTTGTGTGGGACAAGTGTGAAAAAGGATTACAGTACGAATTGTGTAGTGGAAGATCTAAGCGTGATCAAAGAA ATATGCTTCAAACCATGCGTCGTTCACTGAAGCACCAAAGATCTGTTGCTAAGAACTTGGGAAATAAATCACTTTGGCCCAAGACAATGGAAGAT ATTGTAGCGAAACTTGTAGACATTGTGCATGTCTTAAATTTTGAGATCAGAAGAGCTTTCTTGAAGAACCACGGAGATCAATCTGTAGCGCCAGTGACCAAGCTTCATCAAACATTAGGGCCTACTGGTCTTGCATTGCATTATGCCAATGTCATTCTGCAGATAAATACATTG GTATTGGCCTCACCTGCGGCTGTTTCTTACAAAGCTAGGGATGCACTGTACCAGGCACTGCCTCCATGCATCAAATCAAAGTTGCGAGAGTGTTGTCATAGAGAGAGA ACGATGAACGTAGCGGAGGTCAGAGCTGAGATGGACAGAATACTCCAGTGGCTTGTGCCAGTTGCAGAATCCACAAC ATCGTACTACAAGAATGGGGCATTCGGTGAATGGATAAACAT GGTGATGCCAGAGGATATAGTTGTCGAGGAACCATACTGGCCTGGAGAAGAAGAACGTCAGACCATCGCTGGTGCCTCTGCCATTCAAAGGCATGTGGTGAACAAGATAGAGACATTGTACCACGCTGATAAGCAGAAGACTGAAGGTTACATCCTGGACCTAATTCGAGGTCTGCATCGTCTTGTTTGCTAG